The region CTCCCGCCTTACCGCGCTGCTGGGCATATCCTCCCGGACCATAGCAAAGATCGGTCGGGGGGAAAAGCTGTCGCGCAGGGTCACGGACAAGCTGTGCCTGTTTTTCGCCTGCGCGCCGGAGGAGCTGTGCCGCAGCATCTCGGACAACCCTATACTGCAGACCCTGCGGGACGAAAAAGAAGCGAAGATATCCGGAGGCCTTTATCACGAGCTGCAGGTGAGGCTCACCTACAATTCCAACCACATAGAGGGCAGCAGGCTGACAGAACAGCAGACCCGGATGATATTTGAGACCCGCACCGTTGACGGGACCGGCATCTCCGTGGGCGATATTGCCGACACGTCCAATCACTTCCGCGCCGTGGACCGGGTGATCGACCGGGCGGAGGACACTCTGTCGGAGGAGCTTATCAAAGAGCTGCACTTCATCCTCAAAAACGGCGCCCCGGGGTCGGACAGATTTCCGCCGGGCGAATACAAGGCTCTCCCCAATCTGGTGGGCGGCAGAAAAACGGCCGGACCGGCAGAAGTGCCGGGCCGTATGGCTGCCCTCCTCGAGGCCTACAACCATCGGGACACGGTCACCATAGAAGACGTGATAGCCTTTCATGCGGACCTGGAATGCATCCACCCCTTTCAGGACGGCAACGGAAGAGTGGGACGGCTGATCGCCCTGAAGGAATGCCTGCGTTGGGGCATCGTCCCCTTTATCATAGAAGACGCCAAAAAGTCGTACTACTACCGGGGGCTGGCAAAATGGCCCGATGAAAAAGGATGGCTCCTGGACACCTGCCTGGACGGCCAGGACACCTTCAAAAGACTGCTCGCTCTGTTTGAGAATTAAGATGACGAGGGAAGTGCATCCTTGTCATCCCGGCGGAACCGGCGCCCGGCGGTCAAGTCAGAACGTCATCTCGGCGACCTGAACGAAGTGAAGGCACTCTCGGGGTCCCCGCAAAATCGCAGATTTTGTGGGGTGAGGTTCGAGATCTCCTGTAATGGAAGGACAGACCCGGGCAACACATCAGGCCCACCGCCGGAGAGGGCTGGCGGGGGGCCGTATCGCGGGGCTTGAGGAGAAGTGTAGTCGAGCGTTTTTCTGTCCCGTTGAGCATGTCCGTGACCCGGGCTCGCGGTTCGTTTGCAGGGGATCTCTTACCGCCTCTTGCAGAGGCGCCGAAATGACGTGTGTATTGAACGGGACCATAGCAATAGCTGCGGCCGTTGGGGGCCACTCGGCGGAGAAGGAAAATGTACCGTCATCCCGTCGGAACCGGCGCCCGGCGGTCAAGTCAGAACGTCATCTCGGCGGTTGAGCGTATGCGAAACCGGCAAGAGATCTCCTGTAATGGAAGGACAGACCCGGGCAACACATCAGGCCCACCGCCGGAGAGGGCCGTTGGGGGGGCCGTATCGCGGGGCAGAGGAAAAACTCTCCGCCGTCATCCCGGCGGAAGCTCCCGTTTGTTTTCTCCGGTCTTTCATGCTATAATATATTTGCCGATAAGTATTAGCGGCCGGTAATTATCATTGATCACCAAGGCTGCGCAGACTCTTTCTGCGCAGCTTGTCTGTTGTGGGTTTCCCGACCGTGTACGGCGCGGAGCAAGACCCGGAGGTATGATGACTATGAAATACGTTCACACAGGAGTATTCACGGGCGAGCGCGCCCTGTTTATGGCCCGGGACTGCCTGATAAAGGACAGCGTCTTCGAGGACGGCGAGTCGCCCCTGAAGCACAGCCGGGACATCGCGGTGGAGGGCACCCGGTTCCGATGGAAGTATCCCCTGTGGTACAGTGAAAACGTCACTGTCACCGGCTGCACCTTCTTTGAGATGGCCCGGGCCGGCATATGGTACACCAACAATATCAGCATGTCGGACACCGAATACTTCGCCCCCAAGGGCTTTCGCCGCTGCGACGGCGTGACCATCACCGACACGGCTTTTCCCAATGCTGCCGAGACCCTGTGGCAGTGCAAAAACGTCAGGCTGAACCGCGTGACCGCCCGGGGCGATTATCTGGCCATGAACTGCGAGAACATGGAGATAGACGGCCTGGACCTGGAGGGCAATTACAGCTTTGACGGAGGGAAGAATATCACCATCCGCAACTCCAGGCTCATGAGCAAGGACGCCTTTTGGAACAGTGAGAATATCACTGCCGTGAACTGCGTCATCAACGGCGAGTATCTGGGCTGGAATTCCAAAAACCTGACCCTCATCGATTGCTCCGTGGAGAGCCTGCAGGGCCTGTGCTTCTGCGAAAATCTGACCCTTTCGGGCTGCGTTCTGAAGGACACCACTCTCGCCTTTGAATACTCCACGGTGGACGCCGACATCACCGGGACGGTGGACAGCGTGAAGAATCCCCTGGGCGGCGTCATCAGGGCAGATGGCATCGGCGAGCTGATACTCGAAAAGGACAGAGTGGACCCGGAGAAGACCCGGATCATCATAAAAAGTGAGTGATATGACATACGATTTTGACACGATCACAGACAGACGGGGCACCGATTCCCTCAAGTGGAACGCGGCGGAGGGAGAGCTGCCCATGTGGGTGGCGGACATGGATTTTAAAACGGCGCCCGAGGTGACGGCAGCCATACTGCGGCGGGCGGAGCACGGCGTCTACGGCTATTCCCTTATCCCCGGCGAGTGGTATGACGCCTATATAGAATGGTGGAAGACCCGCCACGGAGTGGAATACGGGAAAAACGAGCTCCTCTTTGCCACCGGGGTCATCCCCATCATCGCCAGCTGTATCCGCAAGCTGACCACTCCGGCGGAAAACGTGCTCATCATGACTCCCGTGTACAACGCGTTTTTCAACATAGTCCGCAACAACGGCCGACACCTGCAGGAATTTGCTCTCGATTACAGTCACGGCGAATACTCCATTGATTTTGACCGGCTGGCAAAAGCCCTGGCAGACCCCCAGACGACCCTGATGCTGCTCTGCAACCCCCACAATCCCATCGGCAGGATATGGGGCAGCAAGACCCTGGCCCGTATAGGCGAGCTGGCAGCGGACCACGGAGTGACGGTGATCTCCGACGAGATACACTGCGACATCACCGACCCCGGCCGCTGCTACGTGCCCTTTGCCTCAGTGTCGGAGACCTGCAGAAACAACTGCGTGGTGTGCATGTCGCCCACCAAGGCCTTCAATCTGGCCGGGCTCCACACCGCCGCGGCTGCCGTGCC is a window of Abditibacteriota bacterium DNA encoding:
- a CDS encoding Fic family protein, which produces MIDYTGLDHRLRERGLTRSRLTALLGISSRTIAKIGRGEKLSRRVTDKLCLFFACAPEELCRSISDNPILQTLRDEKEAKISGGLYHELQVRLTYNSNHIEGSRLTEQQTRMIFETRTVDGTGISVGDIADTSNHFRAVDRVIDRAEDTLSEELIKELHFILKNGAPGSDRFPPGEYKALPNLVGGRKTAGPAEVPGRMAALLEAYNHRDTVTIEDVIAFHADLECIHPFQDGNGRVGRLIALKECLRWGIVPFIIEDAKKSYYYRGLAKWPDEKGWLLDTCLDGQDTFKRLLALFEN
- a CDS encoding DUF3737 family protein; the protein is MKYVHTGVFTGERALFMARDCLIKDSVFEDGESPLKHSRDIAVEGTRFRWKYPLWYSENVTVTGCTFFEMARAGIWYTNNISMSDTEYFAPKGFRRCDGVTITDTAFPNAAETLWQCKNVRLNRVTARGDYLAMNCENMEIDGLDLEGNYSFDGGKNITIRNSRLMSKDAFWNSENITAVNCVINGEYLGWNSKNLTLIDCSVESLQGLCFCENLTLSGCVLKDTTLAFEYSTVDADITGTVDSVKNPLGGVIRADGIGELILEKDRVDPEKTRIIIKSE
- a CDS encoding pyridoxal phosphate-dependent aminotransferase — encoded protein: MTYDFDTITDRRGTDSLKWNAAEGELPMWVADMDFKTAPEVTAAILRRAEHGVYGYSLIPGEWYDAYIEWWKTRHGVEYGKNELLFATGVIPIIASCIRKLTTPAENVLIMTPVYNAFFNIVRNNGRHLQEFALDYSHGEYSIDFDRLAKALADPQTTLMLLCNPHNPIGRIWGSKTLARIGELAADHGVTVISDEIHCDITDPGRCYVPFASVSETCRNNCVVCMSPTKAFNLAGLHTAAAAVPDPRLRHKVARALWDDEVSEPNTFAVPAAVAAFRHGGPWLDQLRQYLYDNKQLAASFVARELPEIRLISSEATYLLWLDCTSLGKTSRELYDHVRRTTGLFLVAGSVYGSPEGFLRMNIACPRTMLTDGLERLKKAILML